A region from the Paraurantiacibacter namhicola genome encodes:
- the nhaA gene encoding Na+/H+ antiporter NhaA — protein MAQTSFFRAAVRPFRALFVSDAFAGILLIVVAAAAMIVANSALSHEYHALFHGKLPWTPIPKLDTLHLWINDGLMAIFFFVVGLEVKRELISGNLADPAARRLPILAAAAGMAVPAAVFLAIVSGETELTSGWAIPAATDIAFAMGVVGLLGTRVPSPLRLFLLTVAIVDDIGAVAIIALAYTPNIKLFWLVASLAVLGVLIGMNKFRVSRTLPFIAVSLVLWICVLFSGVHATIAGVAAALTIPMKRRDGRSMLENVEHALVGWNAYLVVPVFGFANAGVDVRELGLKALLDPLPLAVAAGLVIGKQVGIFTSVVIADKVGFAKKPPGCSWMEMWGVTILCGIGFTMSLFISGLAFPRYPLLVEEAKIGILLGSLISAVMGYVVLRLTTTHPEDTRIDSAG, from the coding sequence ATGGCCCAGACCAGTTTCTTTCGCGCCGCCGTGCGCCCGTTCCGGGCGTTGTTTGTCAGCGATGCTTTTGCCGGCATCCTGCTGATCGTTGTCGCCGCGGCGGCGATGATTGTCGCCAATTCCGCGCTCAGCCACGAATATCACGCGCTGTTCCACGGCAAGCTGCCCTGGACGCCGATCCCCAAGCTCGACACGCTGCACCTGTGGATCAACGACGGGTTGATGGCGATCTTCTTCTTCGTCGTCGGGCTGGAAGTGAAGCGCGAGCTGATTTCCGGCAACCTTGCCGACCCGGCCGCGCGGCGCCTGCCGATCCTTGCCGCAGCCGCAGGCATGGCCGTGCCCGCCGCCGTGTTCCTGGCGATCGTGTCGGGTGAGACCGAGCTGACATCCGGCTGGGCCATCCCAGCTGCCACCGATATCGCCTTTGCCATGGGCGTGGTCGGCCTGCTGGGCACGCGCGTCCCCTCGCCGCTGCGCCTGTTCCTGCTGACGGTTGCCATCGTGGACGATATCGGCGCGGTCGCCATTATCGCCCTGGCCTATACTCCCAACATCAAGCTGTTCTGGCTCGTGGCATCGCTGGCGGTGCTGGGTGTGCTGATCGGCATGAACAAGTTCAGGGTCAGCCGCACGCTGCCCTTCATTGCCGTCTCACTGGTGCTGTGGATCTGCGTCCTGTTCTCGGGCGTGCATGCCACCATCGCCGGGGTAGCCGCGGCCCTGACTATCCCGATGAAGCGGCGCGACGGACGATCGATGCTGGAGAATGTGGAGCATGCGCTGGTGGGCTGGAACGCCTATCTGGTGGTGCCCGTCTTCGGCTTCGCCAATGCCGGGGTGGACGTGCGCGAGCTGGGGCTGAAGGCGCTGCTCGATCCATTGCCGCTGGCAGTCGCCGCAGGCCTCGTCATCGGCAAGCAGGTGGGCATCTTCACCTCCGTCGTGATCGCGGACAAGGTGGGCTTCGCAAAAAAGCCGCCGGGCTGCAGCTGGATGGAAATGTGGGGCGTCACGATCCTGTGCGGTATCGGCTTCACCATGTCGCTGTTCATCAGCGGCTTGGCCTTCCCGCGCTACCCGCTGCTGGTGGAAGAAGCGAAGATCGGCATCCTGCTCGGCTCGCTCATCAGCGCGGTCATGGGCTATGTCGTGCTGCGCCTGACCACCACGCACCCGGAAGACACGCGGATCGATTCGGCGGGCTGA
- a CDS encoding TorF family putative porin → MLTSIRSAFAATLLAGSVFVAAPAAAQDGVTISGNASIVSDYRFRGVSLSGGDPAIQGGIDVETGSGFYVGTWGSSIDGGPLFGEMELDVYGGWSGEVSPGISVNVGAIAYLFPTNDFGPADYGEVYASVSPSIGPAELTVGAAYAWDQDALGNDDNLYLYSDLSVGVPTTPLTFNAHLGYTDGALAPDFLAGGLDDSGLDWSLGVSATLLGSLEVGVAYVGVEGTSVDGFTDDTVVATVGVSF, encoded by the coding sequence ATGCTTACGTCCATCCGCAGCGCTTTCGCTGCAACACTTCTCGCCGGTTCCGTTTTCGTGGCCGCTCCTGCTGCTGCGCAGGATGGTGTCACCATTTCCGGCAATGCTTCCATCGTTTCTGACTACCGCTTCCGCGGCGTCTCGCTGTCGGGCGGGGATCCGGCCATCCAGGGCGGCATCGACGTGGAGACCGGTTCGGGCTTCTATGTCGGCACCTGGGGCTCCAGCATCGATGGCGGCCCGCTGTTCGGCGAAATGGAGCTGGACGTCTATGGCGGTTGGTCCGGCGAAGTCTCGCCCGGCATCTCCGTCAATGTCGGCGCCATTGCCTATCTCTTCCCGACCAATGATTTCGGTCCGGCCGATTACGGCGAAGTCTACGCCTCCGTCTCGCCCTCCATCGGCCCGGCTGAGCTGACCGTCGGCGCGGCCTATGCCTGGGACCAGGATGCGCTGGGCAATGACGATAACCTCTACCTGTACAGCGACCTGTCCGTTGGCGTGCCCACCACGCCGCTGACCTTCAACGCCCACCTCGGCTATACCGATGGTGCCCTGGCACCGGACTTCCTCGCCGGCGGCCTGGACGATAGCGGCCTCGACTGGTCGCTGGGCGTTTCGGCAACGCTGCTCGGCTCGCTGGAAGTCGGCGTGGCCTATGTCGGCGTCGAAGGCACGTCCGTCGACGGCTTCACCGACGACACCGTCGTTGCCACGGTGGGTGTCAGCTTCTGA
- a CDS encoding histidine phosphotransferase family protein, which yields MTSSTDLAALICSRLCHDLLSPIGALSNGLELLADEHNPEMRARCMELLDQSAKISADKLKFFRLAFGAAGGFGSTVDASEPKALVEGLLGADSKVELDWSVGPSHLTKPATKVLLNLSAIGLDALPRGGQLAIGAEDHDGATEIAIRASGPRIAFDSGIGQALDGSLPEDELSGRTAPAHMIRLIATEAGGGVQYALTEEALVMGAVLPQAEGMIG from the coding sequence ATGACTTCCTCCACAGACCTTGCCGCCCTGATCTGCTCGCGCCTGTGCCACGATCTGCTCAGCCCCATCGGTGCGCTGTCGAACGGGCTGGAGCTGCTGGCGGATGAGCATAATCCGGAAATGCGCGCCCGCTGCATGGAGCTGCTGGACCAGAGCGCGAAGATCAGCGCGGACAAACTGAAGTTCTTCCGCCTGGCCTTCGGCGCGGCGGGCGGCTTTGGCAGCACGGTGGATGCCAGCGAGCCTAAGGCGCTGGTCGAGGGCCTGCTCGGCGCGGATAGCAAGGTAGAGCTGGACTGGTCCGTCGGCCCGTCGCACCTGACCAAGCCGGCCACCAAGGTCCTGCTGAACCTGTCCGCCATCGGGCTGGATGCCCTGCCGCGCGGCGGGCAGCTGGCCATCGGCGCGGAAGACCATGACGGCGCGACGGAAATCGCCATCCGTGCCTCCGGCCCGCGCATCGCCTTCGACAGCGGCATCGGCCAGGCGCTGGATGGCAGCCTGCCGGAAGACGAGCTTTCGGGCCGCACTGCGCCCGCCCACATGATCCGCCTGATCGCCACGGAAGCGGGCGGCGGCGTGCAATATGCCCTGACGGAAGAGGCGCTGGTGATGGGCGCTGTCCTGCCGCAGGCCGAAGGGATGATCGGCTGA
- a CDS encoding sulfite exporter TauE/SafE family protein, translated as MDVYLPIANLAVNGLYIVLLGAFTGILSGIFGVGGGFLTTPLLIFYGVPPTVAAASAATQVTGASVSGVFAHKERGGVDFQMGTVLVVGGIFGAILGAGLFSALQAIGQIDTVINVLYVALLGTIGGLMARESLQAMGKVKGSSRAARRRHHPAVANLPFKWRFYRSGLYISPLAPLLLGVIVGILTMLMGVGGGFILIPAMLYILGMSANVVVGTSLFNILFVTIATTMTHAMTTKAVDIVLAVLLLFGSVTGAQIGTKIALVAKPEILRLLLAVLVLSIAIILFFRLTVVPSEIYSVVGL; from the coding sequence ATGGACGTCTACCTCCCCATCGCGAACCTTGCGGTAAACGGGCTGTATATCGTCCTGCTGGGAGCCTTCACCGGCATCCTGTCCGGCATTTTCGGCGTGGGCGGGGGGTTCCTCACCACGCCGCTGCTGATCTTCTACGGCGTCCCGCCGACCGTCGCCGCGGCCAGCGCCGCGACGCAGGTGACGGGCGCCAGCGTCTCGGGTGTGTTTGCGCACAAGGAGCGCGGCGGGGTCGATTTCCAGATGGGCACCGTGCTGGTGGTGGGCGGCATATTCGGGGCGATACTGGGGGCCGGCCTATTCAGCGCGCTGCAGGCCATCGGCCAGATCGATACGGTCATCAACGTGCTTTACGTCGCGCTGCTCGGCACCATCGGCGGCCTGATGGCGCGCGAAAGCCTGCAGGCGATGGGCAAGGTGAAGGGCAGCAGCCGCGCCGCACGGCGCAGGCATCACCCGGCAGTGGCCAATTTGCCGTTCAAATGGCGCTTCTATCGCAGCGGGCTCTACATCTCGCCGCTCGCGCCCCTGCTGCTGGGCGTGATCGTGGGCATCCTGACCATGCTGATGGGGGTGGGCGGCGGGTTCATCCTGATCCCGGCCATGCTCTACATCCTTGGCATGAGCGCGAATGTCGTTGTCGGCACCAGCCTGTTCAACATCCTGTTCGTCACCATCGCAACCACCATGACGCATGCCATGACGACCAAGGCGGTCGATATCGTGCTGGCGGTGCTGCTGCTGTTCGGATCGGTCACCGGGGCGCAGATCGGCACCAAGATCGCCCTTGTCGCGAAGCCGGAAATCCTGCGCCTGCTGCTGGCCGTGCTGGTGCTGTCCATCGCCATCATCCTGTTCTTCCGCCTGACCGTGGTGCCAAGCGAGATCTATTCGGTGGTGGGGCTGTGA
- a CDS encoding ATP-binding protein — protein sequence MTDMPPRQQFSDQQGSANAQAQPQAHPQAAPQSAPQRPPQAAPQAAAQPSECASQPIGVVLEIAGSGSMIALDLQRLTECADDCDPSVALAGQVGSQVKIKTADGWLLASVRDQKQDRRSEGILASIDFMGEGTEEKLTGKISGFRRGVTRYPIPGALIYPATTPDLKQIYASDGRSAIQIGTVYPTDDIRAGVYIDAMLGKHFALLGSTGTGKSTSAALILHRICQAAPKGHIVMVDPHGEYSAAFKNTGTIFDVSNLQMPYWLLNFEEHCEVILTSQGNDRQADADILAKCLLKARGKNRLAEQLGKITVDSPIPYLLSDLSTAIADEMGKLDKATNTAPFMRLKTKLEELKGDPRYQFMFSGMLVGDTMAEFISKIFRMPSDGKPISIIDVSGVPSDITSTVVAVLSRMVFDFAIWGREEKTAPILLVCEEAHRYVPCEKNADGSSVGRILSRIAKEGRKYGISLGLITQRPSDLAEGVLSQCGTIISMRLNNDRDQAFVKAAMPEGARGFLDSIPALRNRECIICGEGVAIPIRVSFDNLEESKRPASEDPSFTDLWNQSGGEEDAVLRTVQRWRAQGK from the coding sequence ATGACCGATATGCCTCCTCGGCAGCAGTTTTCCGACCAGCAGGGCAGCGCGAATGCGCAGGCCCAACCACAGGCCCATCCGCAAGCTGCGCCCCAATCCGCCCCCCAACGTCCGCCCCAGGCCGCCCCGCAGGCAGCTGCGCAGCCGTCCGAATGTGCCAGCCAGCCCATCGGCGTCGTGCTGGAAATTGCCGGCTCGGGCTCCATGATTGCGCTGGATTTGCAGCGCCTGACCGAATGCGCCGATGATTGCGACCCGTCCGTGGCACTGGCCGGGCAGGTCGGCAGCCAGGTGAAGATCAAGACTGCCGACGGCTGGCTGCTCGCCAGCGTGCGCGACCAGAAGCAGGACCGCCGCAGCGAAGGCATCCTGGCCAGCATCGATTTCATGGGTGAGGGCACGGAAGAGAAGCTGACCGGCAAGATCAGCGGTTTCCGCCGCGGTGTGACCCGCTATCCCATACCCGGCGCGCTGATCTATCCTGCCACCACGCCCGACCTGAAGCAGATCTATGCCAGTGACGGGCGCAGCGCGATCCAGATCGGCACGGTGTATCCGACCGACGACATCCGCGCCGGCGTCTATATCGATGCCATGCTGGGCAAGCACTTCGCGCTGCTCGGCTCCACCGGTACGGGTAAGTCCACCAGCGCGGCGCTGATCCTGCACCGCATCTGCCAGGCCGCGCCCAAGGGCCACATCGTGATGGTCGACCCGCACGGCGAATATTCCGCCGCGTTCAAGAACACCGGCACGATCTTCGACGTATCCAACCTGCAGATGCCGTATTGGCTGCTGAATTTCGAGGAACACTGCGAGGTGATCCTGACCAGCCAGGGCAACGACCGGCAGGCCGATGCTGACATCCTGGCCAAGTGCCTGCTGAAAGCACGGGGCAAGAACCGTCTGGCCGAGCAGCTGGGCAAGATCACCGTCGATTCGCCCATTCCCTACCTTCTCAGCGACCTTTCTACCGCGATCGCGGACGAGATGGGCAAGCTGGACAAGGCGACCAACACCGCGCCCTTCATGCGCCTGAAGACCAAGCTGGAAGAGCTGAAGGGTGATCCGCGCTACCAGTTCATGTTCTCCGGCATGCTGGTGGGCGACACGATGGCGGAGTTCATCTCCAAGATCTTCCGCATGCCCAGCGACGGCAAGCCGATCTCCATCATCGATGTGTCAGGCGTGCCTTCGGACATCACTTCCACCGTGGTGGCTGTGCTCAGCCGCATGGTATTCGATTTCGCCATCTGGGGCCGCGAGGAAAAGACCGCGCCGATCCTGCTCGTGTGCGAAGAAGCCCACCGCTACGTGCCGTGCGAGAAGAATGCAGATGGCTCGTCGGTCGGCCGCATCCTCAGCCGTATCGCCAAGGAAGGCCGGAAATACGGCATCAGCCTGGGCCTGATCACACAGCGTCCGTCCGACCTTGCCGAAGGCGTGCTGTCGCAGTGCGGCACGATCATTTCGATGCGTCTCAACAACGACCGCGACCAGGCCTTCGTTAAGGCCGCCATGCCCGAAGGCGCGCGCGGCTTCCTCGATTCCATCCCGGCGCTGCGCAACCGCGAATGCATCATCTGCGGCGAGGGTGTGGCCATCCCCATCCGCGTCAGCTTCGACAACCTCGAAGAGAGCAAGCGCCCGGCATCCGAGGATCCCAGCTTTACCGACCTGTGGAACCAGTCCGGCGGCGAAGAAGACGCCGTGCTGCGCACCGTCCAGAGGTGGCGCGCGCAGGGGAAATGA
- a CDS encoding glycosyl transferase family protein, whose protein sequence is MQDLAVAVMQGLALAERELLLFAGIFFIIGALDELAIDISWAWLWLRGPARTRSVDRASAEKAALKGHAAVFIPAWSEAQVIGTTIAHLLKAWPQAELRLFVGVYANDPATLEAALEKASGDPRLRLVVLDNAGPTSKADCLNRLYAAMQAEQARHAITFRQVLLHDAEDMVDPAVLALIDRALETADFVQIPVQPLPQRASRWIGSHYCEEFAEAHAKAMVVRDAFGAALPAAGVGCAFTGSVLARLAKASEAGPFDQDSLTEDYELGLRVRDLGGTGRFLRLRGDDGELVATRAYFPAALPDAVRQKARWVHGIALQGWDRMGWGRGPLESWMRMRDRRGPMVALVLFLAYLLVAVAGLASVLRSAGYAPGWEPTTAMWWLLAINVAMFGWRALMRFAFTAREYGAFEGLRAVLRLPVANIIAIMAGRRAVFAYARTLRGGPPLWEKTHHPLHPAMEAKPR, encoded by the coding sequence ATGCAGGACTTGGCGGTCGCAGTGATGCAGGGGCTTGCCCTTGCCGAACGGGAATTGCTGCTGTTCGCAGGGATTTTCTTTATCATCGGCGCGCTGGACGAGCTGGCTATCGACATCAGCTGGGCGTGGTTGTGGCTGCGCGGACCCGCCCGCACCCGCTCGGTGGACCGTGCCTCTGCCGAGAAAGCCGCGCTGAAGGGGCATGCGGCGGTGTTCATCCCGGCGTGGTCAGAAGCGCAGGTCATCGGCACCACCATCGCGCATCTGCTGAAGGCATGGCCGCAGGCGGAGCTGCGCCTATTCGTGGGCGTCTATGCCAATGATCCCGCCACGTTGGAGGCCGCGCTTGAGAAAGCCTCGGGCGATCCGCGCCTGCGCCTTGTGGTGCTGGATAATGCGGGCCCCACCAGCAAGGCGGATTGCTTGAACCGGCTTTACGCCGCGATGCAGGCGGAGCAGGCGCGCCATGCGATCACCTTCCGGCAGGTGCTGCTGCATGATGCCGAAGACATGGTGGACCCGGCGGTGCTGGCCCTGATCGACCGCGCGCTGGAGACGGCGGATTTCGTCCAGATCCCGGTCCAGCCCCTGCCACAGAGGGCCTCGCGCTGGATTGGCAGCCATTATTGCGAGGAATTTGCCGAGGCGCATGCCAAGGCGATGGTTGTGCGCGATGCCTTTGGCGCTGCGCTACCCGCCGCCGGTGTCGGCTGCGCCTTTACCGGCAGTGTGCTCGCCCGGCTGGCCAAGGCCTCCGAAGCCGGACCTTTCGACCAGGACAGCCTGACGGAAGATTACGAACTTGGCCTGCGAGTGCGCGATCTGGGCGGGACGGGGCGCTTCCTGCGGCTGCGCGGTGACGACGGCGAACTGGTGGCGACGCGCGCCTATTTCCCCGCTGCGCTGCCCGACGCCGTGCGGCAGAAGGCGCGCTGGGTACACGGCATTGCCCTGCAGGGCTGGGACCGGATGGGCTGGGGCCGCGGCCCGCTGGAAAGCTGGATGCGCATGCGCGACCGGCGCGGGCCCATGGTCGCGCTCGTCCTTTTCCTGGCATACCTGCTGGTCGCCGTTGCGGGCCTGGCGAGCGTCCTGCGCAGTGCTGGCTATGCTCCCGGATGGGAGCCGACCACGGCCATGTGGTGGCTGCTGGCAATCAATGTGGCGATGTTCGGCTGGCGCGCGCTGATGCGCTTTGCCTTTACCGCCCGCGAATATGGCGCGTTTGAAGGGCTGCGCGCCGTGCTGCGGCTGCCGGTGGCAAATATCATCGCGATCATGGCGGGTCGCAGGGCGGTATTCGCCTATGCCCGCACCCTGCGCGGCGGACCGCCGCTGTGGGAGAAGACGCACCACCCGCTGCATCCCGCCATGGAGGCGAAGCCGCGATGA
- a CDS encoding DUF2262 domain-containing protein — protein sequence MLRRILEGLGLSRSLPRAVPYTHPRYGHFADDGTGIHEHVKVEWDGRSVFFAPDSLGGVVIEDSFDTMDALLQDTERWNQETRATIIRDCYPLWAENWFDPGAHQHLTENQFADRLILQSICTGEGGSVSFYFDDDEIFGEHAVVAFGTLQGGIEEATMEG from the coding sequence GTGCTGCGCCGCATCCTCGAAGGCTTGGGGCTGTCACGCAGCCTGCCAAGGGCGGTTCCTTACACGCATCCACGCTACGGGCATTTTGCGGATGACGGGACCGGCATCCATGAGCATGTCAAAGTGGAATGGGACGGGCGCTCCGTCTTCTTCGCTCCGGATTCGCTTGGCGGCGTTGTCATCGAAGACAGCTTCGATACGATGGATGCACTGTTGCAGGATACGGAGCGCTGGAACCAGGAAACACGCGCAACCATCATCCGGGACTGCTATCCACTCTGGGCCGAAAACTGGTTTGATCCCGGCGCGCACCAGCATCTGACAGAAAATCAATTCGCCGACCGTCTGATCCTGCAGTCAATCTGCACCGGAGAGGGCGGTTCTGTGTCTTTCTATTTCGATGATGACGAGATTTTCGGAGAGCACGCTGTGGTCGCCTTCGGCACTCTCCAGGGCGGCATCGAAGAAGCAACCATGGAAGGCTGA
- a CDS encoding metallophosphoesterase family protein, producing MFEALRNRMAGKKSKPPAAAVPAGQRIYAVGDIHGRLDLFEAMIAAIDADDAARKSANTTIVLLGDLIDRGPDSAGVVKRARKLQKARAVRILAGNHEDMFLRSFDERDVLRHFIRHGGKETLLSYGVPKKAYNNSSLEELQKLMNEHVPEKDRVFVEGFEDAVLVGDYLFVHAGIRPGVALDEQTRQDMRWIREPFLGHKKPHGPVVVHGHTISDEPEDRGNRIGLDTGAFRSGRLTAIVLEGTSREYLEARQTKKGKIKAGLRELA from the coding sequence ATGTTCGAAGCATTGCGCAACAGGATGGCCGGCAAGAAGTCGAAGCCGCCCGCGGCTGCCGTCCCGGCGGGCCAGCGCATTTATGCCGTGGGCGATATCCACGGGCGGCTGGACCTGTTCGAGGCGATGATCGCGGCGATCGACGCCGACGATGCCGCGCGCAAATCCGCCAATACCACCATCGTGCTGCTGGGCGACCTGATCGACCGCGGGCCGGACAGCGCCGGCGTGGTGAAGCGCGCCCGCAAGCTGCAGAAGGCGCGCGCCGTGCGCATCCTGGCCGGCAATCACGAGGATATGTTCCTGCGTAGTTTCGACGAGCGCGACGTGCTGCGCCATTTCATCCGCCATGGCGGCAAGGAAACGCTGCTGAGCTATGGCGTGCCGAAGAAGGCCTATAACAACAGCTCGCTGGAAGAATTGCAGAAGCTGATGAACGAGCATGTGCCCGAGAAAGACCGCGTGTTCGTGGAAGGCTTCGAGGATGCGGTGCTGGTGGGCGATTACCTGTTCGTCCATGCGGGCATCCGCCCCGGCGTGGCGCTGGACGAGCAGACGCGGCAGGACATGCGCTGGATCCGCGAGCCCTTCCTGGGCCACAAGAAACCGCATGGCCCCGTGGTGGTCCACGGCCATACGATCAGCGACGAGCCGGAAGATCGCGGCAACCGCATTGGCCTCGATACCGGCGCATTCCGATCCGGCCGGCTGACGGCCATCGTGCTGGAAGGGACTTCCCGCGAATATCTCGAAGCGCGCCAGACCAAGAAGGGCAAGATCAAGGCGGGCCTGCGCGAGTTGGCGTAA
- a CDS encoding N-acetylmuramoyl-L-alanine amidase, translating to MSDELVHREQLSPNRNERKLPISMVVIHYTEMESADAAITRMCDPEAQVSAHYCISEAGEVVRLVPEAERAWHAGVSYWRGHKDVNSASIGIELDHPGHGLGYREFRDAQIDALVPLLARIVKQYDIARANVVGHSDIAPQRKIDPGELFPWDRLAEYGLCLARPEKLELGDPFDNDASFYLALERFGYDISDGHKAVEAFQRRWRPERIDGQVDGQVRAILYRLLLDRDRGLTR from the coding sequence ATGAGCGACGAGCTGGTCCACCGCGAACAGCTTTCGCCCAATCGCAACGAGCGCAAGCTGCCCATTTCCATGGTGGTGATCCATTACACGGAGATGGAAAGCGCCGATGCGGCCATCACCCGGATGTGCGACCCCGAAGCGCAGGTCAGCGCGCATTACTGCATTTCCGAAGCCGGCGAGGTCGTGCGGCTGGTTCCTGAGGCGGAGCGGGCCTGGCATGCGGGCGTATCCTACTGGCGCGGCCACAAGGACGTGAATTCCGCCAGCATAGGCATAGAGCTGGACCATCCCGGCCACGGGCTTGGCTACCGCGAGTTTCGCGATGCGCAGATTGATGCGCTCGTCCCGCTGCTCGCCCGCATCGTGAAGCAGTATGACATCGCGCGGGCGAATGTGGTCGGCCATTCCGATATCGCCCCGCAGCGTAAGATCGACCCGGGCGAGCTGTTCCCGTGGGACCGGCTGGCGGAATACGGCCTGTGCCTGGCGCGGCCGGAGAAGCTGGAACTGGGCGATCCGTTCGACAACGATGCCAGCTTCTACCTCGCGCTGGAACGCTTCGGTTACGACATTTCGGACGGGCACAAGGCGGTGGAAGCCTTCCAGCGCCGCTGGCGGCCGGAGCGGATCGACGGGCAGGTGGACGGGCAGGTCCGCGCAATCCTCTATCGATTGCTCTTGGACCGCGACCGCGGATTGACTAGGTAA
- a CDS encoding VOC family protein, translating to MTRYLHTMIRTADPEATVRFFELIGLQEVRRKDSEQGRFTLIFLAAPGQEDVAEVELTYNWPPEDGSAPEEYAGGRNFGHLAYRVDDIYETCQRLMDAGVTINRPPRDGHMAFVKAPDGISIELLQDGYLEPREPWASMENTGSW from the coding sequence ATGACCCGTTACCTGCACACCATGATCCGCACCGCCGATCCGGAGGCGACCGTCCGCTTCTTCGAGCTGATCGGTCTGCAGGAAGTCCGCCGCAAGGACAGCGAGCAGGGGCGCTTCACGCTGATCTTCCTGGCCGCGCCGGGCCAGGAGGACGTTGCCGAGGTGGAGCTGACTTATAACTGGCCGCCGGAAGACGGCAGCGCGCCGGAAGAATATGCCGGCGGTCGCAATTTCGGCCACCTGGCTTACCGCGTGGATGATATTTACGAGACTTGCCAGCGCTTGATGGACGCGGGCGTGACCATCAACCGCCCCCCGCGTGACGGGCACATGGCATTCGTGAAGGCGCCGGACGGCATTTCCATCGAATTGCTGCAGGACGGTTATCTGGAACCGCGCGAACCGTGGGCCAGCATGGAAAATACCGGCAGCTGGTGA
- a CDS encoding TIGR02186 family protein: protein MRLAFLLLAFFSLTAQREPILVPEISEHEVRVRQGFVGTELLLFGAILEPDGRRAGTNYDIVVVLKGPTQAIKLREKDRVAGIWVNAQSTDFQSAPSYFAVASSKPVGEIVDERTAAIYELGLEHLQLSPSGAIDPEEQARFTAGLVDLRQRSGLYRNDPGGVTISEGVLYQARIPLPSNVVTGTYTAETFAITQGRVIASATTEVVVSKTGFEGRVFEFSQDWPFVYGAFAVLLSIMMGWMAGRVFRLV, encoded by the coding sequence ATGCGCCTTGCCTTCCTGCTGCTGGCCTTCTTCAGCCTGACCGCCCAGCGAGAGCCCATCCTGGTGCCCGAGATCAGCGAGCACGAGGTGCGCGTGCGGCAGGGCTTCGTAGGCACGGAGCTGCTGCTGTTCGGCGCGATACTGGAGCCGGATGGCCGCCGCGCGGGCACGAATTACGATATCGTCGTGGTGCTGAAAGGGCCGACCCAGGCCATCAAGCTGCGCGAGAAGGACCGTGTCGCCGGCATCTGGGTCAACGCGCAGAGCACCGATTTCCAGTCTGCGCCTTCCTATTTCGCCGTCGCCTCTTCAAAGCCGGTGGGTGAGATCGTGGATGAGCGCACCGCCGCGATTTACGAGCTGGGGCTGGAGCATCTGCAGCTCTCGCCATCGGGCGCGATCGACCCGGAAGAGCAGGCGCGCTTCACCGCTGGCCTTGTGGACCTGCGGCAGCGCAGCGGGCTTTATCGCAACGATCCCGGCGGCGTGACGATCAGCGAAGGCGTGCTTTACCAGGCGCGCATCCCGCTCCCATCCAACGTGGTGACAGGGACTTACACCGCCGAAACCTTCGCCATCACGCAGGGGCGCGTCATCGCCTCTGCCACGACCGAGGTCGTGGTCAGCAAGACCGGTTTCGAGGGGCGCGTGTTCGAATTCTCGCAGGACTGGCCCTTTGTCTACGGGGCCTTTGCCGTGCTGCTGTCCATCATGATGGGCTGGATGGCCGGGCGGGTATTCCGACTGGTCTAG
- a CDS encoding 7-carboxy-7-deazaguanine synthase QueE has translation MALTLATITPGDPEIFASIQGEGPSCGAEVAFIRLSRCNLACVWCDTAYTWHWEGDAKKFRRPHRSGETFARAANQVKLDEAEAARLVAATGRKRLVITGGEPLLQGAALARMLQHLPDVEVEIETNGTTTAPPALDVRVTQYNVSPKLAHSGNAPELALLPERLRAYAVDPRAFFKFVVAQPDDVAEVLALSDLYALPKERTYLMPEGTDSAALSARMDWIEPLAAEYGLQVTDRAHIHLFGDTRGT, from the coding sequence ATGGCCCTCACCCTTGCCACGATCACGCCCGGCGACCCGGAGATTTTTGCCAGCATACAGGGCGAAGGCCCGAGCTGCGGTGCGGAGGTGGCGTTCATCCGTCTCTCGCGCTGCAACCTGGCCTGCGTGTGGTGCGACACGGCCTATACCTGGCACTGGGAAGGCGACGCCAAAAAGTTCAGGCGCCCGCACCGCAGCGGCGAGACATTCGCCCGCGCGGCCAACCAGGTGAAGCTGGACGAGGCCGAAGCCGCGCGGCTGGTGGCGGCAACAGGCCGCAAGCGCCTCGTCATCACCGGTGGCGAGCCTTTGCTGCAGGGCGCGGCTTTGGCCCGGATGCTGCAGCACCTGCCTGACGTCGAGGTGGAGATCGAGACCAACGGCACCACCACCGCCCCGCCCGCACTCGACGTCCGCGTCACGCAGTACAATGTCAGCCCGAAACTGGCCCACAGCGGCAATGCGCCGGAACTCGCCCTGCTGCCGGAACGCCTGCGCGCCTACGCGGTGGACCCGCGCGCCTTCTTCAAGTTCGTCGTGGCGCAGCCGGATGACGTGGCCGAAGTGCTCGCACTGTCGGACCTATACGCCCTGCCCAAAGAGCGCACATATCTGATGCCCGAAGGCACAGACAGCGCGGCGCTTAGCGCCCGCATGGACTGGATAGAGCCACTGGCGGCCGAGTACGGCCTGCAAGTCACCGACCGAGCGCATATCCACCTATTTGGCGATACGCGGGGGACGTAA